The sequence below is a genomic window from bacterium 336/3.
CCCAATTCATGAGCAACCGTAATTCCTACCCCTCCAGTAACTGTCATAGTGCTGAGTACAAAACCCACAAGTTCATAGGTTTGCAAAGTTTGCAGTGAAACTACATAACAAGCCCAAATAACAAGCCCTACTTGTAAAAATGCCCACGAAAATGTAACTATTTTGTAAAATTTCTCATCAGAAAGGCTTTTTTCTTCTTCTTTTTCGGGATTTTGAGTGTCCACACCTACCCCAGCATCCAAAATGGGTATCAGCACAAAGGCAAAAATCAGTGTAGCATAATTCCAAATGCCTCCTCCATAATATCCAGTTAACCACAATGTAGGCAAAATAAAAGGCATCAGATAACCGAGTTTCTTGAGAGATTTCATAAGCTAATGGTTTGATATACAAAGGTAGATATAAAAAACTAAACTGCAAGTTTAATTTTTTATTTTTTTAGAAGTTTCATAAAAAAACCGAAAATATGCTTGTTTGTGCCATTTTTTTTGGAAATTCGCAGGTAAAAATTACCCAGTTATGTTAAAAAATGATTTATTGATAAGAGCAGCCAAAGGCGAACAAGTAGAAAGAGTTCCTGTTTGGTTGATGCGACAAGCAGGCAGGATTTTGCCTGAATACAGAGCTATACGCGAGAAATTCCCTAATTTTGTTGAGTTTGTGAAAAACCCTTCAGCAGCAGCCGAAGTAACTATACAACCCGTTGATATTTTGGGTGTGGACGCAGCCATTATTTTTTCTGATATTTTGGTCATACCCGAAGCAATGGGGTTACCTTATGAAATGGTAGAAAAACGTGGTCCCTATTTTCCAAGAACCATTGAAAGCATTGAAGATGTAGAACTTCTGCGTATTGCAAGCCCTGAAGAAGATTTGAGTTATGTTACTGATGCTATCAAACTTACCAAACAAGGTTTAGCAGGCAGAGTACCACTGATTGGCTTTGCTGGAGCTCCTTTTACTATTTTCTGCTATATGACAGAAGGAAGTGGTTCAAAAACGTTCTCTAAGGCAAAAAAAATGCTTTATACCCACCCTATTTTATCACATCAACTACTTGATAAGATTACAGAAAGTACCATTGCTTACTTAAAAGCTCAAATAAAAGCAGGTGCTGATTTAGTACAAGTTTTTGACTCTTGGGCTGGTATTTTATCACCTGAGCAATACAATGAGTTTTCTTTAAAGTACATTCAAAAAATTTGTACAGCCATCACAGAAGTACCTGTAACTGTTTTTGCGAAAGGTGCATTTTTTGCAAGAGCCGAAATGAACAATCTGAATTGTAATGTAGTAGGCTTAGATTGGAATATGCCCATTGCGGAAAGCAGAAGCCTAATTCCCAGCAAAACCCTGCAAGGAAATTTAGATCCTTGTGCTTTGTACGGAAGTATTTTGGAAGTAGAAAAAGAAACCAAAACTATGTTGCAAGCCTTTGGAAAACAGCGTTATATCGCTAATTTAGGGCATGGTTTGTATCCAGATATTAACCCTGAGAAAGTGAAGTGTTTTGTGGAAACTGTCAAAGCATTTTAGTAATTTTAGATATTAGTACAGAGTAATAAGTATTTTATTGCTTGTACTCTCAATACGAACTACTACTCTATGAATGACGAACTATACACACGCATTTTTGAAGATTTGGGAGGAGAATTTGTAACCTCCGCTTTTGAATTACATAAAAAATTAAACATCACGAGAGCTTTCTTGTTTGACTGGGATGGAGTGTTCAATACTGGTACAAAAGGGCATGGACAAACCAGTTTATATTCAGAGGTGGACTCAATGGGTATCAATATGCTCAGATTTGCTTATTGGCTCAAAAATAAGCAGATGCCTTTAA
It includes:
- the hemE gene encoding uroporphyrinogen decarboxylase (catalyzes the formation of coproporphyrinogen from uroporphyrinogen III) translates to MLKNDLLIRAAKGEQVERVPVWLMRQAGRILPEYRAIREKFPNFVEFVKNPSAAAEVTIQPVDILGVDAAIIFSDILVIPEAMGLPYEMVEKRGPYFPRTIESIEDVELLRIASPEEDLSYVTDAIKLTKQGLAGRVPLIGFAGAPFTIFCYMTEGSGSKTFSKAKKMLYTHPILSHQLLDKITESTIAYLKAQIKAGADLVQVFDSWAGILSPEQYNEFSLKYIQKICTAITEVPVTVFAKGAFFARAEMNNLNCNVVGLDWNMPIAESRSLIPSKTLQGNLDPCALYGSILEVEKETKTMLQAFGKQRYIANLGHGLYPDINPEKVKCFVETVKAF